From the Prunus dulcis chromosome 4, ALMONDv2, whole genome shotgun sequence genome, one window contains:
- the LOC117626778 gene encoding ribosomal RNA-processing protein 17 yields MVGKVEVEAIPAPNPRGRHIKKRALKNKALAVTFNEKDLSDFVSGFHKRKKKRRKEAEKKQGEALRRKRLELRKKRRLEKELALNGDASPATDTAADESDEHDEDDESSEPALPVSGTTTYDNGDMKVTVTTSEISREEESDSDEKTEAAIPQSVGASKKHNVPVSKTKPLKKVAKRKSRPKLQRKRDKRKGPEKTKKRR; encoded by the exons ATGGTAGGCAAGGTCGAAGTGGAAGCGATTCCGGCGCCAAATCCCCGAGGCCGTCACATAAAGAAGAGGGCTCTTAAAAACAAGGCTCTCGCCGTCACGTTCAACGAGAAAGATCTCAG CGATTTTGTGTCTGGGTTTcacaagaggaagaagaaaaggagaaaggaaGCCGAGAAGAAGCAAGGGGAGGCGCTACGGCGTAAGCGTCTTGAGCTGCGCAAAAAG AGGAGACTAGAAAAGGAACTGGCTCTTAATGGTGACGCTTCCCCAGCCACTGACACAGCAGCTGATGAGAGTGATGAGCATGACGAGGATGATGAAAGTAGTGAGCCAGCTCTACCAGTTTCAG GTACAACGACTTATGACAATGGTGACATGAAAGTCACTGTGACAACAAGCGAGATCTCTCGAGAAGAGGAAAGTGATTCAGATGAAAAGACGGAGGCAGCAATACCCCAATCAGTTGGAGCTTCTAAAAAGCACAATGTGCCTGTGAGCAAGACAAAACCTTTGAAAAAAGTTGCAAAACGAAAATCACGGCCCAAGCTGCAACGTAAAAGAGATAAAAGGAAGGGACCGGAAAAGACCAAGAAGAGGCGCTAG